In one window of Chthoniobacterales bacterium DNA:
- a CDS encoding DUF4337 domain-containing protein, whose product MEEAEVPLEHLHEHIHHHAEHGGAAWINGVALSTAILAVLAAITGLLSGKHANEAMMAQIEASDQWSYYQAKSIKASVLDAKMTLTSEATEQDKEKVAKYQEEQAEIRREAEHKQAEAKSNFHKHETFARGVTMFQIAIAIAAISALTKRRRYWIVSMILGGVGCIFLVLGWLAH is encoded by the coding sequence ATGGAAGAAGCCGAAGTGCCGCTGGAGCATTTGCATGAGCATATTCATCACCATGCCGAGCATGGGGGGGCGGCCTGGATCAACGGAGTGGCGTTGAGTACCGCGATCCTCGCCGTCCTCGCGGCGATCACCGGTCTGCTTTCCGGCAAACATGCGAACGAAGCGATGATGGCCCAAATCGAAGCTTCCGATCAATGGAGCTACTACCAGGCGAAGAGCATCAAGGCGTCGGTCCTGGACGCCAAAATGACGTTGACCTCGGAAGCGACCGAGCAGGACAAGGAAAAGGTTGCGAAGTACCAGGAAGAACAAGCCGAGATCAGACGAGAGGCCGAGCACAAACAGGCGGAAGCGAAATCAAATTTTCATAAACACGAAACGTTCGCGCGCGGCGTGACGATGTTCCAGATCGCGATCGCCATTGCGGCGATCTCGGCCCTGACCAAGCGCCGGCGCTACTGGATTGTCAGCATGATCCTGGGCGGGGTGGGTTGCATCTTTCTCGTGCTCGGCTGGCTCGCGCACTGA